One genomic region from Tripterygium wilfordii isolate XIE 37 chromosome 20, ASM1340144v1, whole genome shotgun sequence encodes:
- the LOC119986648 gene encoding LRR receptor-like serine/threonine-protein kinase FEI 1, producing the protein MMGALVLLFSVILEATLLSSPSSALTEDGLTLLEIRSTLNDSRNILANWKASDSSPCAWTGISCHPQDQRVSSINLPYLQLGGIISPSIGKLSRLQRLALHQNSLHGIIPNELTNCIELRALYLRANYLQGGIPPDIGNLSYLTIMDLSSNSLRGAIPSSIGRLTHLHNLNLSTNFFSGEIPDFGALSTFGNRSFIGNLDLCGRQVNKPCRTSMGFPAVLPHAASDEAAAVSTKRSSRYIKGLLIGIVSTLGLVLIMLLVFLWICLLSKKERAAKKYTEVKKQVVQENTKLITFHGDLPYASYEIIEKLESLDEEDVVGSGGFGTVYRMVMNDCGTFAVKRIDRNHAGSDQLFESELEILGSIKHINLVNLRGYCRLPTWRLLIYDFLSMGSLDDLLHEKDREHSLSWSARLRVALGSARGLAYLHHDCSPKIIHRDIKSSNILLDESLEPRVSDFGLAKLLVDEDAHVTTVVAGTFGYLAPEYLQSGRATEKSDVYSFGVLLLELVTGKRPTDSSFVKKGLNVVGWMNTLLKEKQLETVVDKRCNDVDLKTVEAILEIAARCTDANPDNRPTMNQVLQLLEQEVMSPCPSDFYESHSDDC; encoded by the exons ATGATGGGTGCCTTGGTTTTGTTATTCTCTGTGATTTTAGAGGCAACCCTTTTGAGCTCTCCTTCTTCTGCTCTCACTGAAGATG GTCTGACCTTATTGGAAATCAGAAGCACTTTAAATGATAGTAGAAACATTCTTGCAAACTGGAAAGCTTCAGATTCGTCTCCCTGCGCTTGGACTGGTATTTCTTGTCATCCCCAGGATCAAAGAGTCAGTTCAAT AAATCTGCCCTACTTGCAGTTAGGAGGGATCATATCTCCCAGCATTGGTAAACTCAGTAGATTACAAAGATT GGCACTTCATCAGAACAGCTTACATGGGATTATTCCTAATGAACTTACGAATTGCATCGAACTCAGAGCTCT GTACTTGAGAGCTAATTATCTCCAGGGAGGCATTCCACCAGATATTGGAAATCTTTCTTATCTCACTATAAT GGATTTGTCAAGCAACTCACTAAGGGGTGCGATACCTTCATCCATTGGTCGGCTGACTCATTTACATAATCT GAATTTGTCAACCAACTTTTTCTCTGGTGAAATCCCAGATTTTGGAGCTCTAAGCACCTTCGGAAACAGATC GTTTATTGGAAATTTAGATCTCTGTGGTCGCCAAGTGAATAAGCCATGTCGAACCTCGATGGGATTCCCTGCAGTACTACCACATGCAGCAAGCGATGAAGCAGCAGCAG TTTCGACAAAAAGGTCCTCTCGTTATATCAAAGGACTACTGATTGGTATTGTGTCAACATTGGGCCTTGTGCTCATCATGCTTCTTGTATTTCTATGGATTTGCTTGCTGTCAAAGAAGGAAAGAGCGGCTAAAAAGTACACTGAAGTCAAGAAACAAGTTGTTCAAGAAA ACACGAAGCTTATAACTTTCCATGGGGATCTGCCGTACGCTTCATATGAGATCATAGAAAAGTTGGAGTCTCTTGATGAGGAGGATGTTGTAGGATCAGGAGGATTCGGCACAGTGTACCGCATGGTCATGAATGATTGTGGAACTTTCGCTGTTAAAAGAATTGACAGGAACCATGCTGGATCTGATCAATTATTTGAGAGCGAGCTAGAGATATTAGGTAGCATCAAGCACATAAATTTAGTGAATTTGCGAGGTTACTGCAGGCTGCCCACATGGAGGCTTCTCATCTATGATTTCTTGTCAATGGGAAGTTTAGATGATCTTTTGCATG aaaaagACCGAGAACACTCGTTAAGCTGGAGTGCTCGTTTGAGAGTGGCCCTTGGTTCTGCCAGGGGATTGGCGTACTTACATCACGACTGCAGTCCAAAGATAATCCATCGTGACATAAAATCTAGCAATATTCTCCTTGATGAATCTTTGGAGCCACGTGTCTCGGACTTTGGTCTTGCCAAGCTGTTGGTAGATGAGGATGCCCATGTCACAACTGTGGTTGCTGGCACTTTCGGGTATTTAGCACCAG AATATCTACAAAGTGGGAGAGCCACAGAGAAGTCAGATGTATATAGCTTCGGAGTTCTCTTGCTAGAGCTAGTCACTGGAAAGAGACCTACTGATTCATCTTTTGTAAAGAAAGGCTTAAATGTGGTTGGATGG ATGAACACGCTATTGAAGGAGAAACAATTGGAAACCGTGGTGGATAAAAGGTGCAACGACGTGGATTTGAAAACTGTGGAGGCAATTCTTGAAATAGCAGCAAGGTGCACTGACGCAAACCCGGACAATCGACCCACAATGAACCAGGTGTTGCAGTTGCTAGAGCAAGAGGTCATGTCTCCTTGTCCAAGCGACTTTTATGAGTCACATTCTGATGACTGTTAA
- the LOC119986767 gene encoding protein NRT1/ PTR FAMILY 4.6-like, with product MDDTRRVNTWDGYVDWRNRPALRSRHGGMLAASFVLVVEVLENLAFLANASNLVLYLSKFMHFSPSSSANIVTNFMGTAFLLALLGGFLADAFFTTYRIYLISAAIEVMGLVMLTVQAHLPSLKPPNCDPQNSNNIQCKEVEGWKSVMFFAGLYLVALGVGGIKGSLPSHGAEQFDESTRRGRKQRSWFFNYFVFCLSCGALIAVTFVVWIEDNKGWQWGFGVSTIVILLSIPIFLLGSHIYRTKVPTGSPITTIFKVLAAALHNNCRTTKGSNVVSGISSEGGDCDSTEKFQTQTPTESLVFLNKAVTIKPVHPVLQCTVRQVEEVKIVLKTLPIFMSSIMLSCCLAQLSTFSVQQAATMNTKLGSLKVPPASLPVFPVTFTMILAPIYNHVIIPFARKATKTEMGITHLQRIGTGLFLSIVAMAVAALVEIKRKHVATESGLLDSNEPLPITFLWVSLQYLFLGSADLFTLAGMMDFFFTEAPISMRSLSTALSWTSLAMGYYLSSVLVDAVNNVTRNYGHTPWLFGTNLNHYRLEKFYWLMCILSGLNFLQYLFWASRYKYVSAGTDDD from the exons ATG GACGACACGCGACGAGTAAACACATGGGATGGCTATGTGGACTGGAGAAACAGACCGGCCTTGAGAAGCCGTCATGGTGGCATGCTTGCTGCGTCCTTCGTGTTAG TGGTTGAAGTCTTGGAGAATCTAGCCTTCTTGGCAAATGCAAGCAACCTTGTATTGTACCTGTCGAAGTTCATGCATTTTTCTCCATCAAGCTCTGCAAACATTGTTACCAATTTCATGGGCACAGCCTTCCTACTCGCTCTACTTGGCGGTTTTCTAGCCGACGCTTTCTTCACTACCTATCGAATCTACTTGATAAGCGCCGCGATCGAAGTTATG GGTCTGGTGATGCTAACAGTCCAAGCTCATTTGCCTTCACTGAAACCACCCAACTGTGATCCCCAAAACAGTAATAATATCCAATGCAAGGAAGTTGAGGGATGGAAATCAGTGATGTTCTTTGCAGGCCTCTATTTGGTGGCACTTGGTGTTGGAGGAATAAAAGGTTCACTTCCCTCGCATGGGGCTGAGCAGTTCGATGAGAGCACGCGACGAGGAAGGAAGCAGAGATCGTGGTTCTTCAATTACTTCGTGTTCTGCCTCTCTTGTGGAGCTCTCATTGCAGTCACATTTGTGGTATGGATTGAGGACAACAAAGGATGGCAATGGGGTTTCGGGGTATCGACCATAGTGATACTCCTCTCCATCCCAATCTTCCTTCTTGGCTCGCATATTTATCGTACCAAAGTTCCCACCGGAAGCCCAATCACAACCATTTTCAAG GTCTTGGCTGCAGCACTTCATAACAACTGTAGAACAACTAAAGGCAGCAATGTGGTCAGTGGCATAAGTAGTGAAGGCGGAGACTGCGATTCTACggagaaatttcaaacacaaacTCCAACAGAAAGTCTTGTGTTCCTCAACAAAGCAGTGACAATCAAACCAGTTCATCCAGTACTGCAATGCACGGTCCGGCAAGTAGAAGAGGTCAAAATAGTGCTTAAAACTCTCCCCATTTTCATGTCTAGTATAATGCTAAGCTGCTGTCTTGCTCAGCTCTCCACATTTTCTGTCCAACAAGCTGCCACCATGAATACCAAGCTTGGTTCACTAAAAGTCCCACCGGCATCCCTCCCCGTCTTCCCTGTAACCTTTACTATGATCCTAGCACCAATCTATAACCATGTAATCATTCCATTTGCAAGAAAAGCTACCAAAACTGAAATGGGGATAACTCATCTGCAACGAATCGGGACGGGGCTATTCCTGTCTATTGTGGCAATGGCAGTGGCAGCTCTTGTTGAAATTAAGCGAAAGCACGTTGCGACTGAATCTGGACTACTAGATTCCAATGAGCCACTACCAATCACATTCCTTTGGGTGTCATTGCAGTACTTGTTTCTTGGTTCAGCTGACTTATTCACTCTAGCAGGAATGATGGATTTCTTCTTCACAGAGGCACCAATAAGCATGAGGTCCTTGTCTACTGCTCTGTCGTGGACATCGCTCGCGATGGGTTACTACCTAAGCTCTGTTCTTGTTGATGCAGTCAATAATGTTACTCGAAACTACGGACACACGCCATGGCTCTTCGGCACCAATTTGAACCATTATCGTCTTGAAAAGTTTTACTGGTTGATGTGCATATTAAGTGGACTCAATTTCTTGCAGTATCTCTTCTGGGCGAGCCGGTACAAGTATGTATCAGCAGGAACGGATGACGACTAG
- the LOC119986427 gene encoding homeobox-leucine zipper protein HAT5-like isoform X2, whose translation MVSFQDVRENRSPKSFYSPYDFRENGDDEWDEYFHQPEKKRRLSVDQVQFLEKSFNLENKLEPERKVQLAKDLGLQPRQIAIWFQNRRARCKSKQLEKDFDALQDSYNSLKAEYDNLLNAKDKLKAEVNNLTGKLLLKEKYMGHAAESSELNPLSEEPPQKPISDLVSEGEVSKVSIPAFTHEEISSAKSGTFDSDSPHYNDGIHSSVLETGVTSNVFEPEQSDLSQDEEENFGNSLLPPPHIFPKLEDIDYSDDSPANPCNFGFPVEDHAALWCWSY comes from the exons ATGGTTAGCTTTCAAGATGTTCGAGAGAACAGATCCCCCAAGTCATTTTACAGTCCGTATGATTTTAGggaaaatggagatgatgaatgggACGAGTATTTTCATCAACCGGAAAAGAAGAGGCGGCTTAGTGTAGATCAAGTCCAGTTTCTAGAGAAAAGTTTCAATTTGGAGAACAAGCTTGAACCCGAAAGGAAAGTCCAGCTCGCAAAGGACCTTGGCTTGCAGCCTCGTCAGATTGCAATTTGGTTCCAAAACCGTCGCGCAAGGTGCAAGTCGAAACAGCTTGAGAAGGATTTTGATGCATTGCAAGATAGCTATAACAGCCTCAAGGCCGAGTATGACAACCTTCTAAACGCGAAGGATAAGCTAAAAGCCGAG GTTAACAACCTCACAGGGAAGCTGCTtctgaaagaaaaatatatgggTCATGCAGCAGAATCATCTGAATTGAATCCCTTATCTGAAGAGCCACCACAAAAGCCGATTTCCGATTTGGTTTCTGAGGGTGAAGTATCCAAAGTTTCAATTCCGGCCTTCACACATGAAGAGATTAGTTCAGCCAAAAGTGGCACATTTGATTCAGACAGCCCACATTACAATGATGGGATTCATTCTTCAGTCTTGGAGACTGGTGTTACATCAAATGTCTTCGAACCGGAGCAGTCGGATTTATCGCAGGATGAGGAAGAGAACTTTGGCAACAGCCTGTTGCCTCCTCCACACATCTTTCCAAAGCTCGAGGACATCGACTACTCCGACGACTCACCAGCAAATCCATGCAACTTTGGATTCCCTGTTGAAGATCATGCTGCCTTATGGTGCTGGTCTTACTGA
- the LOC119987094 gene encoding (-)-isopiperitenol/(-)-carveol dehydrogenase, mitochondrial-like codes for MADTKEKLQDKVAIVTGGASGIGEATASLFADHGARIVIADIQDEKGRNLVKSIGPHRCAFIHCDVTDEQQVKSLIETTIQTYGRLDIMFCNAGVLSQFNQGVLDFDVAACTKLFAINVQGTAACMKHAARAMVDGNIGGSIICTASIVATIGTDKSTDYTMSKHAVLGLVRSASMQLGEYGIRVNCVSPGPVATPMLCNLLGKGIEETEKNMEPRFCLRGSLKVKHVADAVLFLACEDSEFFTGQNLVVDGGFN; via the coding sequence ATGGCAGACACCAAAGAGAAGCTTCAGGACAAGGTAGCCATTGTCACTGGCGGAGCAAGTGGAATCGGTGAGGCCACGGCATCTCTCTTCGCCGATCATGGTGCACGCATAGTTATCGCAGACATCCAAGACGAAAAGGGTCGAAATCTCGTCAAATCAATAGGTCCTCACCGTTGTGCATTCATCCACTGCGACGTGACCGACGAGCAGCAAGTCAAATCCCTAATTGAGACCACAATCCAAACCTACGGACGCTTAGATATCATGTTCTGCAACGCAGGCGTGCTGAGCCAATTCAATCAAGGCGTTCTGGACTTTGACGTGGCCGCCTGCACAAAACTCTTTGCAATTAACGTGCAAGGCACGGCAGCGTGCATGAAGCACGCGGCGCGTGCCATGGTGGACGGGAATATAGGAGGGAGCATCATTTGCACTGCGAGTATAGTGGCAACAATTGGTACTGACAAGTCTACTGACTATACTATGTCCAAGCATGCTGTGCTGGGGCTAGTGAGGTCTGCTAGTATGCAACTTGGTGAGTATGGTATACGCGTAAACTGTGTGTCTCCAGGGCCGGTGGCGACTCCGATGCTGTGCAATTTGCTTGGGAAGGGCATCGAAGAGACGGAGAAAAATATGGAGCCAAGGTTTTGCTTGAGAGGCTCGTTAAAAGTGAAGCATGTAGCGGATGCAGTGTTGTTTCTTGCTTGTGAGGATTCTGAGTTTTTCACTGGACAGAATTTGGTTGTAGATGGTGGGTTTAATTAA
- the LOC119986427 gene encoding homeobox-leucine zipper protein HAT5-like isoform X1, with translation MAAAGEGGCVGGSRSDLSVFITTKTKRSPCPPQTLDAFFVSAPSPFLGPRSMVSFQDVRENRSPKSFYSPYDFRENGDDEWDEYFHQPEKKRRLSVDQVQFLEKSFNLENKLEPERKVQLAKDLGLQPRQIAIWFQNRRARCKSKQLEKDFDALQDSYNSLKAEYDNLLNAKDKLKAEVNNLTGKLLLKEKYMGHAAESSELNPLSEEPPQKPISDLVSEGEVSKVSIPAFTHEEISSAKSGTFDSDSPHYNDGIHSSVLETGVTSNVFEPEQSDLSQDEEENFGNSLLPPPHIFPKLEDIDYSDDSPANPCNFGFPVEDHAALWCWSY, from the exons ATGGCGGCTGCCGGCGAAGGTGGTTGTGTTGGTGGTTCTCGTTCCGATCTGTCTGTTTTTATTACAACCAAAACTAAAAGGAGTCCCTGTCCTCCTCAGACTCTTGATGCCTTTTTCGTTTCTGCCCCTTCTCCTTTTCTTG GCCCAAGATCCATGGTTAGCTTTCAAGATGTTCGAGAGAACAGATCCCCCAAGTCATTTTACAGTCCGTATGATTTTAGggaaaatggagatgatgaatgggACGAGTATTTTCATCAACCGGAAAAGAAGAGGCGGCTTAGTGTAGATCAAGTCCAGTTTCTAGAGAAAAGTTTCAATTTGGAGAACAAGCTTGAACCCGAAAGGAAAGTCCAGCTCGCAAAGGACCTTGGCTTGCAGCCTCGTCAGATTGCAATTTGGTTCCAAAACCGTCGCGCAAGGTGCAAGTCGAAACAGCTTGAGAAGGATTTTGATGCATTGCAAGATAGCTATAACAGCCTCAAGGCCGAGTATGACAACCTTCTAAACGCGAAGGATAAGCTAAAAGCCGAG GTTAACAACCTCACAGGGAAGCTGCTtctgaaagaaaaatatatgggTCATGCAGCAGAATCATCTGAATTGAATCCCTTATCTGAAGAGCCACCACAAAAGCCGATTTCCGATTTGGTTTCTGAGGGTGAAGTATCCAAAGTTTCAATTCCGGCCTTCACACATGAAGAGATTAGTTCAGCCAAAAGTGGCACATTTGATTCAGACAGCCCACATTACAATGATGGGATTCATTCTTCAGTCTTGGAGACTGGTGTTACATCAAATGTCTTCGAACCGGAGCAGTCGGATTTATCGCAGGATGAGGAAGAGAACTTTGGCAACAGCCTGTTGCCTCCTCCACACATCTTTCCAAAGCTCGAGGACATCGACTACTCCGACGACTCACCAGCAAATCCATGCAACTTTGGATTCCCTGTTGAAGATCATGCTGCCTTATGGTGCTGGTCTTACTGA